A part of Carettochelys insculpta isolate YL-2023 chromosome 1, ASM3395843v1, whole genome shotgun sequence genomic DNA contains:
- the LOC142011211 gene encoding olfactory receptor 51G2-like, producing the protein MSAINDSRLESEVFLLTGIPGQEHMHLWISIPFCLMYAIVIVGNTLIVFVIKTNPSLHEPMYILLSMLAITDLALSITTMLTTLRIFLLNSREITHDACFAQQYFIHTLTCIESSVLLLMGFDRLIAIRDPLRYASILTPRRIATMSLVCVLRGVVVKLPLPIFLKQYRYCREIIPTRSYCTNGEVMKLACSDISVNIIYGLLIALLTEGLDSLLILLSYVMILKTVLNIASRAECLRALNTCISHLCVVLSFYTPYLSITLMNRFGKSSSPLAQILLGYIYVMFPPLLNPIVYSVKSKQLRARLVKMFVR; encoded by the coding sequence ATGTCAGCTATCAATGACAGCAGATTGGAATCTGAAGTATTCCTTCTCACTGGGATACCTGGACAGGAACACATGCACCTTTGGATATCTATCCCCTTCTGCTTAATGTATGCAATAGTGATAGTGGGAAATACACTCATTGTGTTTGTGATAAAAACTAATCCAAGCcttcatgagcccatgtacattttacTTTCCATGTTGGCCATCACAGACCTTGCCTTATCAATAACCACCATGCTGACAACACTGCGAATATTCTTGTTGAACTCTAGGGAGATCACTCATGATGCCTGTTTTGCCCAGCAGTACTTCATCCACACCCTTACATGCATCGAGTCCTCTGTGCTCTTGTTGATGGGTTTTGATCGCCTCATTGCAATCCGTGACCCCTTAAGGTATGCTTCCATCTTAACACCACGGAGAATTGCAACGATGTCACTGGTGTGTGTGCTGAGAGGGGTGGTCGTAAAGCTTCCATTGCCCATTTTCCTGAAACAGTACCGATACTGTCGAGAAATTATCCCAACACGTAGCTACTGCACAAACGGAGAGGTTATGAAACTGGCATGTTCAGATATCTCAGTCAACATCATCTATGGGTTGTTGATTGCACTCTTAACAGAAGGCTTGGATTCATTGCTCATCTTACTCTCTTATGTGATGATCCTCAAAACAGTACTGAATATTGCATCCCGTGCAGAGTGCCTCAGGGCCTTGAACACCTGCATTTCTCACCTCTGTGTTGTCCTTTCCTTCTATACACCATATCTCAGCATAACTTTGATGAACAGATTCGGGAAAAGTTCTTCTCCATTGGCTCAGATTCTCCTGGGCTATATCTACGTGATGTTCCCACCACTCCTGAACCCCATcgtgtacagtgtgaaaagcaaacaacTTCGTGCAAGATTAGTCAAGATGTTCGTCAGATGA
- the LOC142010644 gene encoding olfactory receptor 51G2-like has product MSAINGSRFQSEVFLLTGILGQEHNYLWISIPFCLIYAISIVGNSFIVFIIKTNPSLHEPMYILLSMLAVTDLGLSITTMLTTLRIFLLNSREITHDACFAQLYFILTLICIESSVLLLMGFDRLIAIRDPLRYASILTPERLAKMSFVCVLRGVVLKLPLPIFLKQYQYCREIIPTRSYCTNGEVMKLACSDITVNSIYGLLIALLTEGLDSLLILLSYVMILKTVLNITSRTECLRALNTCVSHLCVVLSFYTPYLSVTLMNRLGKSFSPLVQILLGYICVMFPPLLNPIVYSVKSKHLRARIVSMFVR; this is encoded by the coding sequence ATGTCAGCCATCAATGGCAGCAGATTTCAATCTGAAGTCTTCCTTCTCACTGGAATACTTGGACAGGAGCATAACTATCTCTGGATCTCTATCCCCTTCTGCTTAATATACGCAATATCAATAGTAGGAAATTCATTCATTGTGTTCATTATAAAAACTAATCCAAGCCTCCacgagcccatgtacattttacTTTCCATGTTGGCCGTCACAGACCTTGGCTTATCAATAACCACCATGCTGACAACACTGCGAATATTCTTGTTGAACTCTAGGGAGATCACCCATGATGCCTGTTTCGCCCAACTCTACTTCATCCTCACACTTATCTGTATCGAATCCTCTGTGCTCTTGTTGATGGGCTTCGATCGCCTCATTGCAATCCGTGACCCCTTAAGGTATGCTTCCATCTTAACACCAGAACGACTAGCCAAGATGTCGTTCGTGTGTGTGCTGAGAGGGGTGGTCTTAAAGCTTCCATTACCCATTTTCCTGAAACAGTACCAATACTGTCGAGAAATTATCCCAACGCGTAGCTACTGCACAAATGGAGAGGTTATGAAACTGGCTTGTTCAGATATCACAGTTAACAGCATCTATGGCTTGTTGATTGCACTCTTAACAGAAGGCTTGGATTCATTGCTCATCTTACTCTCTTATGTGATGATCCTCAAAACAGTACTGAATATCACATCCCGTACAGAGTGCCTCAGGGCCTTGAATACCTGCGTCTCTCACCTGTGTGTTGTCCTTTCCTTCTATACACCATATCTCAGCGTAACTTTGATGAATAGACTCGGGAAAAGCTTTTCTCCATTGGTTCAGATTCTCCTGGGCTATATCTGTGTGATGTTCCCACCACTCCTGAACCCCATcgtgtacagtgtgaaaagcaaacaccttcgTGCAAGGATAGTCAGTATGTTTGTCAGATGA